In the Purpureocillium takamizusanense chromosome 5, complete sequence genome, one interval contains:
- the YIM1 gene encoding 2-methylene-furan-3-one reductase (EggNog:ENOG503P056~COG:C), with product MAPPPPPPSASTSRAWVWSARGEASSVLSLASLPAPTLPPPLPLPRDAPQPEEWILVRVAFAGLNVGSLWQMTLVPAFLRKDPCTAEMDLSGEVVDVWHPDGDSSSRTNAQSQETRRRRFKRGDGAVAMLPASHALATGTGALAELVAIPARYAVPKPEGVSYADAAGYLLTGMTAAKMVDESGVAAGHRVLVVAASGGIGTMVVQMVRRVVGDEGYIVGVCSGKNAELVRSLGADEIVDYTQHGDVNNLAAHLATRFSGAPPFFDTVIDTLGFQALYLASPAYLAPGGNYSSVGIKPPGFSVAHFLRAVWTMKLNEWWPTSRWLLGAGRAWRGVSMMSPTLADRERVVGMLARGEVRVVRDGDGGGGRAWAYEDAREAYAHLAKGHARGKVLVRVNPEVGDDEC from the exons atggcaccaccaccaccaccaccatcggcATCAACGTCCCGCGCCTGGGTCTGgtccgcccgcggcgaggcctcgtccgtcctgtccctcgcctccctccccgccccgaccctgcccccgccgctgccgctcccgcgcgacgcgccgcagcccgagGAATGGATCCTCGTGCGCGTCGCCTTTGCGGGCCTCAACGTCGGCTCCCTCTGGCAGATGACGCTCGTGCCGGCGTTTCTGCGCAAGGACCCCTGCACGGCGGAGATGGACTTGTcgggcgaggtcgtcgacgtctgGCACCCtgacggcgacagcagcagcagaaccaACGCGCAGAGCCaggagacgcggcggcggcgcttcaaAAGGGGCGAcggggccgtcgccatgctgcCCGCTAGCCACGCCCTGGCCACGGGCACCGGggcgctcgccgagctggtggcCATCCCCGCGCGCTACGCCGTGCCCAAGCCCGAGGGCGTGAGctacgccgacgccgcgggaTATCTCCTGACgggcatgacggcggccaagatggtcgacgagagcggcgtggcggccggccaccgcgtgctcgtcgtcgcggccagcGGGGGCATCGGCACCATGGTCGTGCAGATGGTGCGGCgcgtcgttggcgacgagggctaTATAGTGGGCGTGTGCAGCGGCAAGAACGCGGAGCTGGTCCGGAgcctgggcgccgacgag ATCGTCGACTACACGCAGCACGGCGACGTCAacaacctcgccgcccacctcgccaCGCGCTTCTCCGGCGCCCCGCCCTTCTTCGACACCGTCATCGACACGCTCGGCTTCCAGGCGCTGTAcctggcgtcgccggcgtacctcgcccccggcggcaacTACTCGTCGGTGGGCATCAAGCCGCCGGGCTTCTCGGTGGCGCACTTCCTGCGCGCCGTGTGGACCATGAAGCTCAACGAGTGGTGGCCCACGAGCCggtggctgctgggcgcggggcgggcgtggcgcggcgTGAGCATGATGAGCCCGACGCTGGCCGACCGGGAGCGCGTCGTGGGCATgctggcccgcggcgaggtgcgcgtcgtgagggacggggacgggggcggcggccgcgcgtgGGCGTACGAGGACGCGAGGGAGGCGTACGCGCACCTGGCCAAGGGGCACGCCAGGGGCAAGGTGCTCGTCAGGGTGAATCCGGAggtgggcgacgatgagtgctga
- a CDS encoding Tripeptidyl-peptidase I (SECRETED:SignalP(1-17~SECRETED:cutsite=AAA-SP~SECRETED:prob=0.6423)~MEROPS:MER0078639~COG:O~EggNog:ENOG503NY9U): protein MIGTLVPLLVAAALAAASPLGQDMVTKQALRKASSGWEFKASAPADLTLNMQISLKEQNMDKLQQRLLEMSNPEHADYGKHMSKADIEALTAPSAAHVGAVRKWLESHGVRAGDVVSGTLAVTMSATQAEELLGAKYGVYYHAQKGVYTVRTTQYSLPRDVHDAIAMVQPTTLFSDMNMSNGRTRVTALSSRVASGGVADGADKAVSCDQGLTPPCLRDLYKIEGYTPQANKTTIGITGYLHEVAGKADLQSFLQQYTKIPSDATFGVHLINGGTNDGNGTGEANLDTQYAMGLTYPIHNDFYSTAGSPPFIPDASTPNNTNEPYIEWLNYMNGLDKVPTTVTSSYGDNEQTVPRDYAETVCNQFMKLAARGVSVLVSSGDGGVAGGQTSKCVSNDGKCTRKFLPTFPASCPLGVTAVGGTTKSNPEVAAGLSSGGFSDYFPVPDYQSAQTKAYISGLGDKYAGLYNRGGRGIPDVAAQAERFVVVIGGKSHLLAGTSCSSPTFASVVALLNDYRVAEGRAPLGFLNPWLYSKGHAGLNDITQGTNPGCDTEGFSAGKGWDPVTGLGTPNFVELKKLV from the exons ATGATCGGCACCTTGGTcccgctgctcgtcgcggcagccctggccgccgcctcgcccctcGGCCAGGACATGGTCACGAAGCAGGCGCTGAGAAAGGCCTCCAGCGGCTGGGAGTTCAAggcctccgcgccggcggaccTGACGCTCAACATGCAAATCTCCCTCAAGGAGCAGAACATGGacaagctgcagcagcggctcctGGAGATGAGCAACCCGGAGCACGCCGACTACGGCAAGCACATGTCCAAGGCGGACATTGAGGCCctgacggcgccgtcggcggcccacgtcggcgccgtcaggAAGTGGCTCGAGTCGCAcggcgtgcgggcgggcgacgtcgtgagcggcaccctcgccgtgacgatgtcggcgacgcaggccgaggagctgctcgggGCCAAGTACGGCGTCTACTACCACGCGCAAAAGGGGGTGTACACGGTGCGCACCACGCAGTACAGCCTGCCGCGGGACGTgcacgacgccatcgccatggtcCAGCCGACGACCCTGTTCAGCGACATGAACATGTCCAACGGGCGCACGCGGGTCACGGCCTTGTCCTCCCGTgtggccagcggcggcgtcgcggacggTGCTGACAAGGCCGTGAGCTGCGATCAGGGGCTCACCCCGCCGTGCCTGAGGGATCTCTACAAGATCGAGGGCTACACGCCCCAGGCCAACAAGACGACCATTGGCATCACGGGCTACCTCCATGAGGTGGCCGGCAAGGCGGACCTGCAGTCGTTCCTCCAGCAGTACACCAAGATTCCTTCTGACGCCACGTTTGGCGTGCATCTCATCAACGGTGGCACaaacgacggcaacggcaccggCGAGGCCAACCTCGACACGCA ATACGCCATGGGCCTGACGTACCCGATCCACAACGACTTCtactcgacggcgggctcgccgccctttATCCCGGACGCGAGCACccccaacaacaccaacgaGCCGTACATAGAGTGGCTCAACTACATGAACGGGCTCGACAAGGTGCCAACGacggtgacgtcgtcgtacgGCGACAACGAGCAGACGGTGCCGCGCGACTACGCCGAGACGGTGTGCAACCAGTTCAtgaagctggcggcgcgcggcgtgaGCGTCCTGGTGAGCtcgggcgacgggggcgtcgcgggcggccagaCGAGCAAGTGCGTGAGCAACGACGGCAAGTGCACGAGGAAGTTTTTGCCCACGT tccccgccagctgccccctgggcgtcaccgccgtcggcggcaccaccaagAGCAACCCCGaggtcgcggccggcctctCGTCGGGCGGCTTCTCCGACTACTTCCCCGTCCCGGACTACCAGTCGGCGCAGACCAAGGCGTACATTTCCGGGCTGGGCGACAAGTACGCGGGCTTGTACAACCGTGGGGGCCGCGGCATCcccgacgtggcggcgcaggcggagcgcttcgtcgtcgtcatcggcggcaagAGCCACCTGCTCGCGGGCACGAGCTGCTCCTCACCCACGTTCGCGtcggtggtggcgctgctcaacgacTACCGCGTCGCCGAAGGCCGCGCGCCCCTGGGCTTCCTGAACCCCTGGCTGTACAGCAAGGGCCACGCGGGGCTCAACGACATCACGCAGGGGACGAACCCGGGGTGCGACACGGAGGGCTTCTCGGCGGGCAAGGGCTGGGATCCGGTGACGGGCCTGGGGACGCCCAACTTTGtggagctcaagaagctcgtctAG